One window of the Primulina eburnea isolate SZY01 chromosome 18, ASM2296580v1, whole genome shotgun sequence genome contains the following:
- the LOC140819462 gene encoding LOW QUALITY PROTEIN: DEAD-box ATP-dependent RNA helicase 35-like (The sequence of the model RefSeq protein was modified relative to this genomic sequence to represent the inferred CDS: deleted 1 base in 1 codon) encodes MRSNFQDTIEEDDGYIEYVPVAKRRAMEAQKILQRKGKSSPLDEEIEKQKLVEAKPSLLVKASQLKKEQPEITQTEQIVQQEKEMIEHLSDRKTLMSVRELAKGITYSEPLLTGWKPPLPIRRMPKKACDAIRKQWHIIVDGDDVPPPIKNFKDMRFPEPILKKLKSKGIVQPTPIQVQGLPVILSGRDMIGIAFTGSGKTLVFVLPLLMIALQEEVTMPIASGEGPFGLIICPSRELARQTYEVVEEFLEPMKDAGYPELRPLLCIGGVDMKLQLDVVKKGVHIVVATPGRLKDMLAKKKMKLDNCRYLTLDEADRLVDLGFEDDIREVFDHFKAQRQTLLFSATMPTKIQNFAKSALVKPVTVNVGRAGAANLDVIQEVEYVKQEAKIVYLLECLQKTPPPVLVFCENKADVDDIHEYLLLKGVEAVAVHGGKDQEEREYAIATFKSGKKDVLVATDVASKGLDFPDIQHVINYDMPAEIENYVHRIGRTGRCGKTGIATTFINKNQSETTLLDLKHLLQEAKQRIPPVLAELNDPMEDVEEIANASGVKGCAYCGGLGHRIRDCPKLEHQKSMQIASSRRDYFGSGGYRGEI; translated from the exons ATG AGGTCAAATTTTCAGGACACGATAGAAGAAGATGATGGATATATTGAGTATGTACCTGTGGCCAAGCGTCGTGCAATGGAAGCTCAGAAGATTCTCCAACGCAAAGGAAAGTCTTCTCCACTTGATGAGGAGATTGAGAAGCAGAAACTTGTTGAGGCTAAACCAAGTTTGCTTGTCAAAGCTTCTCAACTCAAGAAAGAGCAGCCGGAGATTACACAAACGGAGCAAATCGTACAACAGGAAAAAGAGATGATTGAACATCTATCAGATAGGAAAACTTTAATGTCGGTTCGGGAGCTGGCGAAAGGCATCACTTATTCA GAGCCATTGTTAACTGGGTGGAAGCCACCCTTACCGATTCGGAGGATGCCAAAGAAGGCTTGTGATGCCATTAGGAAGCAGTGGCACATTATTGTGGATGGAGATGATGTTCCACCGCCGATAAAGAATTTTAAAGATATGAGGTTTCCGGAACCAATATTAAAGAAGTTAAAGTCCAAGGGAATTGTGCAACCGACTCCTATCCAAGTCCAGGGGCTTCCGGTTATTTTGTCAGGAAGGGATATGATTGGGATTGCTTTCACTGGATCTGGGAAGACGTTAGTCTTTGTGTTGCCACTTCTTATGATCGCTTTGCAAGAAGAGGTGACGATGCCAATTGCTTCTGGAGAAGGGCCGTTTGGATTAATTATTTGTCCTTCTAGGGAACTTGCTAGGCAAACATACGAAGTTGTGGAAGAATTTCTTGAACCAATGAAAGATGCTGGCTATCCAGAATTGCGACCTTTGCTTTGCATTGGTGGGGTTGATATGAAATTGCAACTTGATGTCGTAAAAAAAGGAGTTCACATTGTTGTTGCTACGCCGGGGAGGCTGAAGGATATGctagcaaagaagaaaatgaaactTGATAATTGCAG ATATCTAACTCTGGATGAAGCAGATCGCTTAGTTGACTTGGGCTTCGAAGATGACATAAGAGAAGTCTTCGATCACTTCAAAGCACAAAGACAGACCCTGCTTTTTTCAGCTACAATGCCCACGAAGATTCAAAATTTTGCTAAGAGTGCTCTAGTGAAGCCTGTAACTGTGAACGTTGGAAGGGCCGGAGCAGCTAATCTTGATGTGATTCAAGAAGTGGAGTACGTGAAGCAAGAAGCAAAGATCGTTTACCTCCTTGAATGCTTGCAAAAGACCCCACCTCCTGTTCTGGTATTTTGTGAGAACAAAGCGGATGTGGATGACATTCATGAGTATCTTCTTCTAAAGGGAGTAGAAGCTGTTGCAGTTCATGGAGGGAAGGATCAAGAAGAGAGAGAATATGCCATCGCAACCTTTAAATCTGGCAAAAAGGATGTTTTGGTAGCTACGGATGTGGCTTCCAAAGGGCTCGATTTTCCCGACATTCAGCATGTCATCAACTATGATATGCCTGCAGAAATAGAAAACTATGTCCATAGAATCGGAAGAACTGGCAGATGTGGGAAAACAGGAATTGCCACAACGTTTATTAACAAGAACCAAAGCGAAACAACCCTTCTGGATTTGAAGCACCTCTTACAAGAAGCAAAGCAGAGGATACCGCCTGTTCTTGCAGAGCTCAACGATCCAATGGAAGATGTGGAAGAGATAGCTAATGCAAGTGGAGTCAAGGGTTGTGCTTACTGCGGAGGGCTTGGTCATCGTATCCGTGATTGCCCCAAGTTGGAGCATCAAAAGAGCATGCAAATTGCCAGTTCAAGAAGGGATTATTTCGGGTCAGGGGGTTATCGAGGGGAGATTTGA